The Phormidium sp. PBR-2020 DNA segment CGGGTTCGACGGGGAAGGGCAGATGATGAATGTCGGAGTTGGGGCCACAGGCAAATTCGGCGGCCTGCTGGAGTTGGCCTAGGGAAATGTCCCCTAAGCCTAAATCAGCCAGGGTTTGGGGCAGACCAATCTCTCGGTAAAAGGTCAACAATTGCTGGCGGGCGGTGGCGGCGAGTTGGTTATGTTGGACAATCTCTTCTAACCGCAGTTGTACGAGAATGCCATAGGCGACTTTTTCGCCGTGAATAGTATGGTGACAGTCGCTCAGATGGGTGAGGGCGTTATGGACGGCATGGGCGGCCACGGTACGACATTGAGCGCCCCCTAAGCCGCCAATAACCCCAGCGAGGAGAACGCTGGCATCGACCACTTCCCGCCAGACGGGGCTACCGGGTTCGGCTAGGGCGGCGGCGGATTTTTGTAGGAGTAAGTCTCGCAAGACGCGGGCCTGTTGGACGGCGGCGACAATGAGGGTTTGGTCAGAACTGCCGCTACTGACGGAGGCTTCGTACCATTTGGCGAGGGCATCGCCAATGCCGGCGACGAGGGTGCGGCGGGGGGCGGTGCGGATGAGGGCGTAGTCGAGAACGAGAAGGTTGGGGCAGACGGGGAGGGGAACGTCGTAACGAAAGGCGCCTTCGGGGGTGTACACGTTGGAAAGGGCGGTCCAGGCGGCACAGGTGGCGGCTGAGGTGGGAATGGTGACGACGGGAACTTGACAGCGATAGGCGAGAAGTTTGGCGGTGTCTAGGGCTTTACCGCCGCCAATGCCAATCACGACATCGGCTTGATGTTGGTGGAGGGCGCTTTTGAGGCGATCGAGGTCGGCTTCGTCGCAGTCGTGACCGTAGGAGTGGGTCGATGGGGTAAGCTGGTTTTGGTCGAGCTGGGGTTGGATTTGTTGTGTGGCGAGGTTGAGGGTGCGATCGCCGGCCACGAGGAACGGCCGCTGTCCCAGTTGGGCGATGCGTTGGGCGGCTTCGGGCAGGATGTTCTCGCCCCGCAAGGTTTGGGCGGGGGCAACGTTGAGGGTGATGGAAGGGCTGGCGGTTTGGGTGAGTGAGTCCGAC contains these protein-coding regions:
- a CDS encoding iron-containing alcohol dehydrogenase family protein, with product MSDSLTQTASPSITLNVAPAQTLRGENILPEAAQRIAQLGQRPFLVAGDRTLNLATQQIQPQLDQNQLTPSTHSYGHDCDEADLDRLKSALHQHQADVVIGIGGGKALDTAKLLAYRCQVPVVTIPTSAATCAAWTALSNVYTPEGAFRYDVPLPVCPNLLVLDYALIRTAPRRTLVAGIGDALAKWYEASVSSGSSDQTLIVAAVQQARVLRDLLLQKSAAALAEPGSPVWREVVDASVLLAGVIGGLGGAQCRTVAAHAVHNALTHLSDCHHTIHGEKVAYGILVQLRLEEIVQHNQLAATARQQLLTFYREIGLPQTLADLGLGDISLGQLQQAAEFACGPNSDIHHLPFPVEPAQVMAAMVSTTVGYSLAVTTDPSVVNHNS